From Magnetococcales bacterium, the proteins below share one genomic window:
- a CDS encoding folate-binding protein YgfZ: protein MSRLESHFGTRIPWSSDRSKPVPHHFGDPTAESRSLLTDVALVDLTHHETVAISGENVNDFLGGLITNQVKKVTPQKSVYAAHLTPQGRFLWDFTLLRDADRLLLITEPGAATPLAQRLSPFILRAKIRIEVDATLAMLGIAGPESSQVLQGIFPEFPVRDAPLGETLSPESGIRLWRDPRHAGFGWRLLVPASDVSAWWERLVKRIPPAGFAAWEEYRIRLALPRGGNEFIPEVSLPLESGLLEMNGVDFAKGCYVGQETTARTHHRGTLKKRVYSLMLSAGEIVAPGTPILLPSGKETGVLTSVTPGTGERVGLGILHPSDVERDRTFTAGPLQVTAHKPDWATWA from the coding sequence ATGAGTCGGCTTGAATCCCACTTCGGCACGCGCATCCCATGGAGTTCGGACCGCTCCAAACCGGTTCCCCACCACTTCGGCGATCCGACCGCCGAAAGCCGTTCCCTGCTCACGGATGTGGCGCTGGTGGACCTGACCCATCACGAAACCGTGGCCATCTCCGGCGAAAACGTGAACGACTTTCTGGGGGGATTGATCACCAATCAGGTCAAAAAAGTCACCCCGCAAAAAAGCGTCTACGCCGCCCATCTCACGCCCCAGGGACGTTTTTTGTGGGACTTCACCCTGCTGCGCGACGCCGACCGCCTGCTGCTGATCACCGAACCCGGAGCCGCCACCCCTCTGGCCCAACGGTTGAGCCCCTTCATTCTGCGGGCCAAGATCCGCATCGAGGTGGATGCCACCCTGGCCATGCTCGGCATCGCCGGTCCGGAGTCCTCCCAGGTGTTGCAGGGCATTTTTCCCGAATTCCCCGTACGCGACGCCCCCCTGGGTGAAACCCTCTCCCCGGAATCCGGCATCCGCCTGTGGCGGGATCCCCGTCACGCCGGTTTCGGCTGGCGTCTGCTGGTTCCGGCCTCCGACGTGAGCGCCTGGTGGGAACGGCTGGTCAAACGCATTCCACCCGCCGGATTCGCCGCCTGGGAAGAGTATCGCATCCGTCTGGCCCTGCCCCGGGGTGGCAACGAATTCATCCCCGAAGTCAGTCTGCCCCTGGAAAGCGGTCTGCTGGAGATGAACGGGGTCGATTTTGCCAAAGGGTGCTACGTGGGACAAGAGACAACGGCACGCACCCATCATCGCGGCACCTTGAAAAAACGGGTCTATTCCCTCATGCTGTCCGCCGGTGAAATCGTGGCGCCGGGAACCCCGATTCTCCTGCCCAGCGGCAAGGAGACCGGTGTACTCACCAGTGTCACGCCGGGCACCGGGGAACGGGTCGGTTTGGGGATCCTCCACCCGAGCGACGTGGAACGGGATCGGACGTTCACCGCAGGCCCGCTCCAGGTCACGGCACACAAACCCGATTGGGCCACCTGGGCATGA